A segment of the Babesia microti strain RI chromosome II, complete genome genome:
ATGAGggtaaaataattaccGATACAGGAGTTGGTCCTTAATATATTGGATTCCACTGGTTTGACTGAAAGACGAGCGATAACAGTATCAATTGCCGAATTCTTTCAATTGTTACTGGCATTCAATAAACGAGGAATCCACTTTTGCACTTTGGCTCTATCTAAAAGTGATGGGATTCCAgaaaaattgtttcaaATGGACATGgatgattaaatatatctgTGTTGTTACCAGTGGGTCATATCAATCGGTTTCCCACAATCCGCTTCATTATGTACCGTTTGACAGCGAATACTGCAGAAATTGCGTTCAAATCCAAAGGGTTTGTGTTTAGCACATGAGACACAAGTATAATTTGCGGGGCATCCgcaaattatacaaaatttacgCTTGGTAGATCTTCCCGGCCCTGCCCACAATTTACTCCAACAATATTCCCTAAATAAGCCTGCCAAGTATGTTAAGAAATGCATCACACGACATTTTACATCCATTGTTCATCACTAAAGTTTAACCGAATGTAGTAACATGCAACAAAGCTTgcatttgtaattttaaaattgaatattctAGTAGATGTGTAATTGATGCATAACGCTTACTGTCATGAGTATTTACA
Coding sequences within it:
- a CDS encoding Protein SEY1 homolog (overlaps_old_locusTagID:BBM_II02880;~overlaps_old_locusTagID:BBM_II02885), producing the protein MGKKTKVKDSDSDELSGSEIPSNFKVKQRPVLDFKIVIVQDEADSREYCWSKLWAGPGRSTKRKFCIICGCPANYTCVSCAKHKPFGFERNFCSIRCQTVHNEADCGKPIDMTHW